A single window of Sphaerodactylus townsendi isolate TG3544 linkage group LG03, MPM_Stown_v2.3, whole genome shotgun sequence DNA harbors:
- the LOC125428993 gene encoding small cell adhesion glycoprotein, giving the protein MAAVPTPPPHSEDLLTSMFMKKMMNTPTLEEETNVAVIGAVIAVVLVTLLSVIVLIIIYMYKNKGTYRTYEHREADREGSVQMEDLSNKGEKEEYFI; this is encoded by the exons ATGGCAGCCGTCCCAACCCCTCCACCACACTCAG AAGACCTACTGACCAGCATGTttatgaagaagatgatgaataCACCCACTCTGGAAGAGGAGACCAACGTAGCCGTCATCGGAG CTGTTATTGCCGTGgttttggtcaccctcctttcGGTCATTGTGCTGATCATCATTTACATGTACAAGAACAAAGGCACCTACCGTACCTACGAACACCGAGAGGCCGATCGAGAAGGCTCAGTCCAGATGGAGGATCTTTCCAATAAAGGCGAGAAAGAAGAGTACTTCATCTAG
- the DAZAP2 gene encoding DAZ-associated protein 2 — MNGKGQYPTQPSYPVQSAGNPSVFPQTIPLTQAPPYTEAPPAYSELYRPSFVHPGAATVPTMSAAYPGASLYLPMAQSVAMGPMGSSVPVAFYPVGHVYPPGSAVLVEGGFDAGARFATGAPANIPPPPPGCPPNAAQLAVMQGANVLVTQRKGNFFMGGSDGGYTIW; from the exons GTCAATATCCTACACAGCCTTCTTACCCAGTCCAGTCTGCTGGTAATCCTTCTGTGTTCCCGCAGACTATACCGCTTACCCAGGCTCCACCTTACACTGAGGCTCCTCCTGCGTACTCAGAA ctctacCGCCCGAGCTTTGTGCATCCAGGAGCTGCCACGGTACCCACCATGTCTGCTGCATATCCTGGTGCTTCGCTGTACCTTCCTATGGCTCAGTCCGTTGCCATGGGTCCGATGGGCTCTTCAGTTCCAGTGGCTTTTTACCCTGTGGGCCACGTCTATCCTCCTGGATCTGCTGTCCTTGTGGAGGGGGGCTTTGATGCCGGAGCAAGGTTTGCAACAGGTGCCCCTGCTAACATTCCT CCCCCTCCTCCCGGCTGTCCTCCCAACGCGGCCCAGCTGGCTGTCATGCAGGGTGCCAACGTGTTAGTGACGCAACGGAAGGGCAACTTCTTCATGGGGGGCTCCGACGGCGGCTACACCATCTggtga